One genomic segment of Acidobacteriota bacterium includes these proteins:
- a CDS encoding serine hydrolase domain-containing protein, with amino-acid sequence MNALLGRLCSPEAHGFAWAVTRGGQRLASGWGGSAVSHPERHPAAGDTLWDLASLTKPLATALVALRAAQDGRLDLLEPVPETDPPCTGLDLLRHQAGFPPWLPLYAFSSGRAEARTWLASRCPRRLPSGQAEYSCLGYLLLGLHLEERLGASLDRLFQKFVAEPLGLPAESALFRPPESVRPRTAATELDGAHETALARPHGALPPPFAPGLAWGEVHDGNARFLGGVAGNAGLFASLGAVERLCDAFRPSAGFLSARSLDLAWTSPHGRGQRRTAGWKAADSEGWTVAPLLPAGSVGHEGFTGTAAYLEPGEGRTFILLTNRIHPAHPGTDFAPVRAAFLQCAGGLA; translated from the coding sequence GTGAACGCCCTCCTGGGCCGTCTCTGCTCTCCCGAGGCCCACGGCTTCGCCTGGGCCGTGACCCGGGGGGGGCAAAGGCTGGCTTCCGGCTGGGGCGGTAGCGCGGTCTCCCACCCCGAGCGCCATCCCGCCGCCGGGGACACGCTGTGGGACCTGGCCTCCTTGACCAAGCCCCTCGCCACGGCCCTCGTCGCCCTGCGTGCCGCCCAGGACGGCCGGCTGGACCTTCTGGAGCCCGTTCCGGAGACGGATCCCCCCTGCACGGGTCTCGACCTTCTCCGCCACCAGGCGGGCTTCCCTCCGTGGCTTCCCTTGTACGCCTTCTCGAGCGGACGAGCCGAGGCCCGGACCTGGCTCGCCTCCCGATGCCCCCGGCGCCTTCCCTCCGGCCAGGCCGAGTATTCCTGCCTCGGATACCTTCTCCTGGGCCTTCACCTGGAAGAACGCCTGGGCGCGTCCCTGGATCGCCTGTTCCAGAAGTTCGTGGCGGAGCCGCTGGGCCTGCCGGCTGAAAGCGCCCTGTTTCGTCCTCCCGAATCGGTCCGCCCGAGGACCGCCGCGACGGAACTCGACGGCGCCCACGAGACCGCCTTGGCCCGTCCCCACGGCGCCCTCCCCCCTCCCTTCGCCCCGGGTCTGGCCTGGGGGGAGGTCCACGACGGGAACGCCCGGTTCCTCGGCGGCGTCGCAGGAAACGCGGGTCTCTTCGCCTCCCTCGGGGCGGTGGAACGGCTCTGCGACGCCTTCCGCCCTTCCGCGGGCTTCCTCAGCGCCCGCTCTCTCGACCTGGCCTGGACGAGCCCCCACGGCCGGGGCCAGCGCCGGACGGCCGGATGGAAAGCGGCTGATTCCGAGGGTTGGACCGTGGCACCACTCTTGCCAGCAGGATCCGTGGGCCACGAAGGCTTCACGGGCACCGCGGCGTACTTGGAGCCGGGCGAGGGGAGGACCTTCATCTTGCTGACCAACCGGATCCATCCGGCCCATCCAGGTACGGACTTTGCGCCCGTGCGGGCCGCCTTCCTGCAGTGCGCGGGAGGCCTTGCATGA
- a CDS encoding TonB family protein — translation MKDRWTRSAAFLLALGLHLLIVLVGGRQYMTATSDPKRFNQAARRLPQEVNGRPVRFIYVKDMEPSKEPPLDPSRLSDVNRRGASPDPRKGSSPDPTSLGRSPVRQSGGPGDAPATRPSVQPSPGGPPSARPEPPGAPARAEQPSPRSEAAAPSRPARNVEAKPVKGKPGREIAPGTPSEAEKGLPVGDAGEAASSPTQRPVVADPHRAEAGRPGAARPGALASQIQQMMVGSLQGGYDNPNASRLNTGALSFDTAAWDLGPYARQVQERVESNWRIPQAQMVLRQKGWVAIRFSIQKDGRITDIYLDRPSGIPSYDQSAMNALISSNPLPPLPEQVTAPELSAVFRFFYNIPQEE, via the coding sequence ATGAAAGACCGCTGGACCCGTAGCGCGGCCTTTCTGCTCGCCCTGGGGTTGCACCTGCTCATCGTGCTGGTGGGGGGCCGGCAGTACATGACCGCGACCTCCGACCCGAAACGATTCAACCAGGCGGCGCGCCGTCTCCCCCAGGAGGTGAACGGCCGGCCGGTGCGGTTCATCTACGTGAAGGACATGGAGCCCTCAAAGGAGCCTCCCCTCGATCCTTCCCGGCTCTCGGACGTGAACCGGAGGGGCGCGAGCCCCGACCCTCGCAAGGGCTCCTCCCCGGATCCCACCTCCCTCGGGCGCAGCCCCGTGCGCCAGAGCGGAGGGCCCGGGGACGCCCCCGCAACCCGGCCTTCGGTCCAGCCTTCGCCCGGCGGGCCGCCCTCCGCCCGGCCCGAGCCTCCGGGCGCTCCGGCCCGCGCGGAACAGCCCTCGCCCCGGAGCGAGGCGGCGGCCCCCTCCCGCCCCGCCCGGAACGTGGAGGCCAAACCCGTGAAGGGGAAGCCCGGCCGGGAGATCGCGCCCGGGACCCCGTCGGAGGCGGAGAAGGGGCTCCCCGTGGGAGACGCGGGGGAGGCCGCTTCATCCCCCACCCAGAGGCCGGTCGTGGCCGATCCGCACCGCGCCGAGGCCGGCCGCCCCGGAGCCGCCCGGCCGGGAGCCCTCGCCAGCCAAATCCAACAAATGATGGTGGGCAGCCTCCAGGGCGGGTACGACAACCCCAACGCCAGCCGGCTGAATACGGGGGCCCTCTCCTTCGACACGGCGGCGTGGGACCTGGGCCCCTACGCCCGCCAGGTCCAGGAGCGTGTGGAGAGCAACTGGCGCATACCCCAGGCCCAGATGGTGCTGCGGCAAAAAGGGTGGGTCGCGATCCGGTTCTCGATCCAGAAGGACGGCCGCATCACCGACATCTACCTGGACCGACCCTCGGGGATCCCCTCCTACGACCAGTCCGCCATGAACGCGCTGATTTCCTCCAACCCGCTTCCGCCCCTCCCCGAGCAGGTCACCGCCCCCGAACTGTCGGCGGTCTTCCGCTTTTTCTACAACATCCCCCAGGAGGAATGA
- a CDS encoding Gfo/Idh/MocA family oxidoreductase — MGELKIAVVGVGSLGQHHARILADLEGVRLAAVVDADGARAAEIAGRHGVPALGPGDPLPAVDGVVVAAPTRLHRDLAVRFLESGIGVLCEKPMATTLEECDAILEAQSRSGAPLLVGHIEHFNPGVEALSAHVHHPGFLEVHRLGVFVPRSLDVDVVLDLMIHDIEIAQSLVRRPVSKVEAVGVSVLTPYVDLANARLTFEGGCVANLTASRISRDKVRKLRLFQKDAYLSVDYAEQAVECYRVEDGPAGRAIQKVPVAVEKKEPLRRELEHFAAILGGHESPRVDGRAARDAVAVAQAILTCMAQQTPLE; from the coding sequence ATGGGCGAATTGAAGATCGCCGTGGTGGGCGTGGGGAGCCTCGGACAGCATCACGCGCGGATACTGGCCGATCTCGAAGGCGTCCGCCTGGCCGCCGTCGTGGACGCCGACGGCGCCCGCGCGGCGGAGATCGCTGGACGACACGGCGTGCCGGCTCTCGGTCCCGGAGACCCTCTCCCGGCGGTGGACGGCGTCGTCGTGGCGGCCCCCACGCGCCTTCACCGGGACCTGGCCGTGCGCTTCCTGGAGTCCGGAATCGGCGTGCTGTGCGAAAAGCCCATGGCCACCACCCTCGAGGAGTGCGACGCCATCCTGGAGGCTCAATCCCGGTCCGGCGCCCCGCTCCTGGTGGGCCACATCGAACACTTCAACCCGGGCGTGGAGGCCCTTTCGGCCCACGTTCACCATCCTGGTTTCCTTGAGGTCCACCGGCTGGGCGTCTTCGTGCCGAGGTCCCTGGACGTGGACGTGGTGCTGGACCTCATGATCCACGACATCGAGATCGCCCAGAGCCTGGTCAGACGCCCCGTCTCCAAGGTGGAGGCGGTGGGCGTTTCGGTGCTCACGCCCTACGTGGACCTCGCCAACGCGCGCCTCACCTTCGAGGGGGGTTGCGTCGCCAACCTGACGGCCAGCCGGATTTCCCGGGACAAGGTCCGGAAGCTCCGCCTCTTCCAGAAGGACGCCTACCTGAGCGTGGATTACGCCGAGCAGGCCGTCGAATGCTACCGCGTCGAAGACGGACCCGCCGGACGCGCCATCCAGAAGGTGCCCGTGGCCGTGGAGAAGAAGGAGCCCCTCCGGAGAGAGCTCGAGCACTTCGCCGCGATCCTCGGGGGCCATGAATCGCCCCGGGTGGACGGACGCGCGGCTCGGGACGCCGTGGCCGTCGCACAGGCCATCCTCACATGCATGGCCCAGCAGACCCCGCTGGAGTGA